The genomic window GAAACAATATGCTGATGCTGTAAGCTGTCGTAGAAAAATTCTGCTGTCTTATTTTGGCGAATTGGTTACCGAGAATTGCGGAAACTGCGATATTTGCAAAAATCCACCAACTTTTTTCGATGGGACGATTCTAGCACAAAAAGCCTTATCTGCGATTGTGCGTTTAAAGGAATCTGAACCTTTGGCTGTAATTGTCGATTTTTTGAGAGGCTCGAGAAACGCGTATATTTACGAAAAAAATTATCAAGAGCTAAAAACGTACGGAATTGGAGCTGATGTTTCTTGGTACGATTGGAATCAATACCTTATTCAGCTTATCAATTTAGGTTATTGCGAAATTGCCTTTCATCAGCACAATAAAATCTTGCTTACTCCTTTTGCAAAGAAAGTTTTGTTTGAAGGTGAAAAAGTAAAGCTGACAACAGTTGTTAAGAAAACAATTGATAAAAGTGAAGCTAAAGAGGCAAAACCAAAAGCAGCTAAAAACTCTTTATTTGAAACACTTCGCAAATTGCGTTATGAAATTGCACTGGAAGAAGAAGTTCCAGCTTATGTTATTTTTAGCGATGCTTCTCTGCGTCAAATGGAAATCTTAAGGCCTATGAGCGATGAAGAGTTTCTTGCTGTTGAAGGTGTCGGAAAAGCTAAATTGGAAAAATATGGAGCAGATTTCATTAAAGCAATTATTGAGTTTGAAAGAAACAAATCTGTTGTCAAAAAAGAGAAAAAAGACAACACCTATAAGAAAACGCTGGAATTATTTCAGAATGGAATTTCAGTAGAAGAAATAGCAGAACAGCGAGATTTGAGTCCAACGACAATTATTTCACATTTGGCGAAATTATATGTTGATGGTCATGATTTAGATTTAAGCCAGTTTGTTTCTGAAGATGAAATTCTGCAAATAGAAAAAGCTCAGATAGAATTAGAAAATCCAAATGCATTAAGGCCTTACTACGATTTTTTCGAAGAGAAAATGTCTTATGATAAAATCCGGTTTGGTTTGGCTTTTTTAGAGAGAAAACTTAAATGAGTTCTGTCATCTTGACGAAGGAGAGATCACGCTAGAAATTCCACAAATATTAGTAAAGCACCAAACCCGACAGGTTTTAAAAACTTGTCAGGTTTACTGAATATAAAATCAAAAAAAATCCCAAACTCCAACGAAATTGGAATTTGGGATTTTAAATTTTAAAATATTCAATTTTTACAAATATCTTTCCTCAAAAACTTTCTGATGATGTTTTTGATGTCCAATCATGACAAAACCTAAAGCGCGAACAGAAATCGGATTATTTGATGCAGTTCCAATTCGTTTAAGCTGTTCCTCAGATAAGCTTTTATAAAACAACAAATTAGAATGTCTCACAGCCGAAAATTCAGTTAATAAATCTTGAATGCTTCTCTTATTTGAATCTGTATTATCTGCGTAATCATTTTCTTCAAAACTCGGCAAAGGCGTTTTGTCGTTTCTTGAAAAACGTAAAGCACGATAAGCAAAAATTCGCTCTGTATCGATAACATGCTGAATAATGTCCTTTATAGTCCATTTTCCTTCGGCATAACGATAATCAAATTTATCCATTGGAATATTTTGAACAAATCGGATAAACTCGTGAAGCGAAATTTCTAATTCTTCAATTAAAATTCCATCTCCAGCCGCTTTGATATAAGTACCAAAATGGCCTGAATATTCATTGTCTAATAATTCTGCTGCTCTCATTTTTATTATTTTAAGCTGAGTTTCTACTTGCGTTAGTATTTCCAAATAATGATCTCGTTACGATTTTCTCATAAACTTTAACCAATTCTTCATTTGGCTTTTCCGCTTTATTTAACTCATTAATTCTCAATAAAGCATATTGCTGAATAGTCAACAACGGTAAAACAATGCGCTCTCTTATCTGAATTGAAGCAATACCATCAGGATAATTTTCCATTAATGTTTTATGACCAGCAATTTTCAATAAAAGACGTTTTGTTTCTGAGAATTCATCGTAGATAATCTGCCAGAATTCACCAAACTCAGGATCATTTTTCATGTAAGCTGTCAATGGCAAGAAAGATTTTGCTAATGACATCATACTGTTTTCAAGCAATGTTTTGAAAAATAATGAATTATGATACAAATCACTTACTTTGTCCCATTGTCCTGATTCCTCAAAATGTCTCAATGCTGAACCTACTCCAAAGAATCCAGGAACGTTCTGTTTTAACTGGCTCCATGAACCCACAAACGGAATCGCTCTTAAATCGGCAAAATCTAATGATTCAGATTTGCTTCTTTTAGAAGGACGGCTTCCAATATTTGTTTTTGAGTAATATTTAAGCGTACTCATTTTCTCTAAGTACGGAATAAACTTCGGATGATTTTTAAAGCTTAAATATTTATCATACCCTAGATTAGCCAAATCAGTCAAAATCTGAGTTTCTTCCGCAGTTAATTCGTTTTTCTCTTTACTAAATACTTGATTGGTAACACCAGCACTTAATAAGTTTTCGATATTATAACGGCAAGAATCTAAAGTTCCAAAATTAGAACTGATTGTTTGACCTTGAACTGTAATTTGAATTTCGTTGTTTTCAATTTTTGGACCAAGAGATGCGTAGAACTTGTGAGTTTTTCCACCACCACGAGCTGGAGGTCCACCACGTCCGTCAAAGAAAATCGCTTTAATTCCGTATTCTCTAGAAATTTTTGTCAACGAAATTTTAGCTTGATAAATACTCCAGTTTGCCATTAAATAACCACCATCTTTCGTTCCGTCTGAGAATCCAAGCATGATAGTTTGTTTATTTCCTCTTGATTTCAAATGTTTAGCATATTCTGGATTCGTGTACAATTGCTCCATAATAGTATGTGCATTTTGCAAATCATCTACAGATTCAAAAAGGGGAATAATATCTACTGTTGGCTTTTCCCAATTGTTCAAACGAATCATGGCAAAAGTTTCCATAACATTCAGAGCACTTTCGTTATTGCTAATAATATAACGGTTTGCTCCTTCTTCACCATTGTTTTGCTGAATCGTTTTAATAGCTTGAACAGATTCTAAAGTATATCTCGTGATTTCGTTTTCAAAGTCAGCTGGATTTAGATTTCCTTTAATTTTCGATAAAACATCAATTTTTTGATCTTCTGTCAATTCGTAATAATTTTTCGGGAAAACATCCGAACCAGAATTCAAATAGTAATTCACAACATCTTTGAAAACTGCATTGTGAATTTTACTATTCTGACGAATATCTAAAGTTGCAAAATGGAATCCGAATAAATTAACTTTTACCAAAAGCGCATCTAATTCATCCAAATATAAAGACTGATGCTTCTCAATAATTATAGCTCGAATTTTGTTTAATTGCGTTAATAATTCCTCTAATGTGATAAAAATATCTCCTTTAGAATAAAATACAGAACGATAAAGTTTATGTTCAAGTTCAGCAACCAAATCATCTACACCTGAGAAAGTTAACTTACGTTTTAAGTTTCTCATTTCTACATAATAGCACTTTAAAATTGAAGTACGCAAACGATCTGCAACTTTAAGTGTAATGTCTGTAGTAACAAACGGATTTCCGTCACGATCTCCTCCTGGCCAGAAACCAAGTTTGATCAATTGGTTGTGAATGGGATTTCCTTCTAAAATATTTTTTTGCAAGTAATGAACAATTTCTCCTGCTGTAGCATAAAATACATTTTCAAGGTACCAAATTAAACTTACCGCTTCATCGTAAGGATTTGGTTTTTCTTTCTGAATGAAAGGCGTTTTTCCTAATTGAGCTAGTAATTGTTTAATTTGCAGCAAATCATTTTGACGAATTGCTTCCGTCAAGTCATTGATAATTCCTAAAACAGGTCCAGGATAAAATTGAGTTGGGTGTGCTGTTAAAACCGTACGAACATTGAAGCTTTCTAGAAATTCACTTAATTCTTCATCTTTCTCTTTAGCATCCGATTTTTCTTTGATGTCACGAAGAGATCCACGTCCTTCCATATTGTTAACTTCCGGAAAAGCAGCATCTTCAATAGCATCAAATAATACAATTTGACGCTCTATATATTGAATAAATCGAAACATAAGGTCGATTTTTTCTTCTTCAGAAGCATTACTTAAGAATTTATTTGAGAAGAAATCAACAATTTCTTTTGGTGTTTCCTGTTTTTTAAAGCCTGTTTCGCAAGTTTCTGTAAATAAAGGAAGTAAAACTCCTGTATTATCTATAGAATCAAAGGGTAATGTTATAAAAACACTATTATAAATGTGGTATTTTGAGAGAACGTCTTGATTAAAACGCTCAATTTTTGGCAACGTATACATAATCGTGTTATAGTTGGTTGGTTAATTAGTCATAAAAAAACCCCAAGAATAAACTTGAGGTTATATTTTAATATAGCATTCAAGAAAAGTTCTTACATATTTTTGAAAATAGTATGCATCAAACGCTTCTTATCGTTTATACTTTCCTCTAATGAAATCATTGTTTCTGTTCTGTAAACACCATCAATATCGTCAATCATAAAGATAACTTCTTTTGCGTGCTTAGTATCTTTTGCTCTAATTTTGCAAAAGATGTTGAATTTTCCTGTAGTTACAGAAGCTACAGTTACGAATGGAATTTGATTGATTCGCTCTAATACAAATTTAGTCTGAGATGTATTATTAAGGAAAACCCCTACATAAGCAATAAATGAATAACCTAATTTATCGTAATCTAAGGCTAATGAAGATCCCATGATGATACCGGCATCTTCCATCTTTTTAACTCTAACGTGTACTGTACCAGCAGATATCAAAAGTTTTTTTGCAATGTCAGTAAACGGAACTCTCGTATTGTCTATTAACATATCTAAAATCTGGTGATCTACTTCATCTAAACGAAATTTACTCATAATTGTTTAATTAATATTACTAATTGCTATTACAAAGTATAAAATTATATATAAAAAACAACAAATTCACATAAAAATTAACTTTTTATTAATCCGTTAACAAATTTAACATTTTTATTTAAATAAAAATTTGCTTTTTGACCCGTTTTAGGAAAGTTTTGTAAATCGTCCGAATATTCTGCGCCTTTTGCGTCGTATTCATAATGTCCAAAATAATTTTCCAATTCGCCTACTTCAACTATGTAAGCGTTAAAATGAATCTTATTTTCGATTAATTCTTCTTTGTATTGAGCGACAAAATTCGTAATAATTTCGATACCATCATAATTTATTTTGACATTTTTATACATAAAATCATAAAAAACCACATTATTTTGTGAAATATTCAAATATTCAGAAAATCTATTGCTAACTAAATCGTTTTCGGATATCTGCTTGAAGCTTAAAATTAACGCGAAAAATATGAATTTCCTAGTAATCTCTCGTTCGTAATCCTCCGGAAAATGTCCTGCCTCAAATAAGATAGTTGGTACACCTAAATACTGAAAAGTGTCTCCTATACAATTAATATTGAAGGAGTCATCAAAACGTCCAACTTGTCCAGGGATGTATTTTTGAAGCTCTTCATTGATTCCTGCAATGACATTTATGGCTTTTAATCTATTTTCGTTTACTTCTCTTTCCTCATTATAAGATGGAGCCAAGAAAGATACTGTAGCAGGTTTTCCTGTTGTTCCTGCTCCAAATATGGTGCGCTGGTCATGTAAATTAAAACAGAAATCAGGCTTAAATTCTTCAAATACTTGGCGAAGCACTTTGCTTTCTGGCTGCGTTAAATCTTGCGAATCACGATTTAGATCTATTTCATTTGCATTTGCTCTTGTATAAAGTCTTGCTCCATCAGGATTAAGCATAGGAATGCAGTAAAACGTAAAAGTATTCAACATTTGCTTTGCAAAGTCGGTATCGTCATTCAATAGATTTATGAAATCAAATAAAGCTTTTGTTGTTGTGCTTTCGTTTCCGTGCATTTGAGACCATAAGTAAGCACGTGTTTTTCCCGTTCCAATTTGATAACTATATATAGGTTCACCTAAAACAGATGTACCAATAATCTTAACCTGACCATTTGTATTTAACTTATCTAAAAGCGGTTTAATATGGTCTAATGTAAGATATCTGCCAGAAATGGATTGTTCTTTGTATTGCGTAAAAAGCTGTTCTAAATTCATTGTATTTCGATTAGTTTACAAAAGTAAACATCTTTATTTTTACAATTGTAAACTGTTCGAAAATTTAATAATTTAGAATTGTAAACAGTTTTTGAGGACATTTAACAGTAGTAAATATAACTTGTTTTAATTGAGCTTTTTAAATTGATTAAGTATGTATAAAATAATATATTTCAGTTAATTATAAATATTTATTTAAATTTTAAATTTAACATAAAAATGAACTCTAATTAAAATTGCAACAATAATATTCGAATACTGTTTCTTTTTGTTTACATTTGTAAATGGACGAATTTAAAACAGGAATTTACAATGGTAAACATAGATGATTTTGTAAAAAGACTTGAATCCGTATTAGAATATTATGGCTTAAATGCCTCTGCTTTTGCTGATAAAATTGGAGTGCAACGTTCTAGCATGTCACATCTTTTATCAGGCAGAAATAAGCCTAGTTTAGATTTTGTAATGAAAATTTTGGAAGTTTTTCCCGATGTAGATCTATATTGGATTTTGACAGGAAAAGGAAGTTTTCCAAAAAACAATAATGAAGAAGTGGATGAAACTCAAAAGTCCTCTCCTTCTATTCTGCCAAATCAGAATATGGGAAATGATTTATTTTCGGCTATAGAAATAAATTCTGAAGAAGAAGAAAAAAGAGAACTCAAAAAATCTTCAGCTCCAAAAAACACAGATTTTAATTTGGAAGATGGCGAAATTGAAAAAATCGTCTTATTTTATAAAAACGGCACCTTTAAGGCCTATTCTCCGTAATGCAAAAATTAGCGCGTATTTGACTCTTTGCCTAGAAAATTTTTAAATATGCGATTCTCATGCATTTGAAAAAATTCTCAGAAATTACAATTTGATACCATTTTCAGGAATTTTTCCTAAAACACCTTCATAGTGCTTTTTCAAAATTTCATAATCGGCTTCGTAATTTCCAGTCGGATAAATTGCTTTACCTATATTGACTTCTTTTTTGCCCCAATCAAAAGCAACGGGAACAATTGGCACATTCGCTTTAAGCGCGATAAAATAAAATCCGGTTTTTAGTTCATTTACTTTTTTTCTGGTTCCTTCCGGAGCAACGGCCAAACGAAAGGTTTCTTTTCTATCAAAAATCGAAGCAATGGCATCTACTTTATTCAATCCGCCCGAACGATCTAATGGCTCACCGCCGACATTTCTAAAATAAAAACCAAAAGGAAATCTAAATAATTCCTTCTTTGCTACAAAATTCATCTGCAATCCAGATATGCCACGAGTCAAAAGACCTATATAAAAGTCATGATTGCTTGTATGTGGCATCACTACTAATACACATTTTTTTACTTCAGCATTCTCCATTCCCACTATCTTCCAGCCCATTAGCTTGTAAAAGATGAATTTGTACAACAGTTTTTTCATGAAAGATTCAATATTTGGTGCAAAATAAAAGATTTAATGGTAAATTTGAGTAAAAGCACAAAAAATGATTCGAAAATTTTTCAGTTATATAATTCCAATAAAAATATTTAAGAAAAAATCAGCCAGAAGCAAAATGATCGAAGTTACATGGGCAAATGGCGAATTAGTATTGGACACTGAAAACACAAATTATTCATATGGAAGTTTGCAGCGTATATTAAGGTACGGACTTCGAAATATTGGATACGATAAAATTCTTGAAATGGAGCATATTCTACTATTGGGAGTTGCCGGCGGAAGCGTAGTAAAAACTTTAGTAGATGAGATAGCCTACAAAGAAAAAATAACAGGAGTCGAAATTGATCCCGATATGATTCATATTGCCAATCAATATTTTAACCTTAATCAAATTAAACAGTTAGAAGTTGTCATTGACGATGCATTTGAGTTTGTCTTGAAAACAAAAGAAAAATATGATCTCATAATTATAGATATTTTTGAAGACACACATATGCCCAATTTTTTGTTCGAAAAGTTTTTTGTT from Flavobacterium sp. KACC 22763 includes these protein-coding regions:
- a CDS encoding M14 family metallopeptidase produces the protein MNLEQLFTQYKEQSISGRYLTLDHIKPLLDKLNTNGQVKIIGTSVLGEPIYSYQIGTGKTRAYLWSQMHGNESTTTKALFDFINLLNDDTDFAKQMLNTFTFYCIPMLNPDGARLYTRANANEIDLNRDSQDLTQPESKVLRQVFEEFKPDFCFNLHDQRTIFGAGTTGKPATVSFLAPSYNEEREVNENRLKAINVIAGINEELQKYIPGQVGRFDDSFNINCIGDTFQYLGVPTILFEAGHFPEDYEREITRKFIFFALILSFKQISENDLVSNRFSEYLNISQNNVVFYDFMYKNVKINYDGIEIITNFVAQYKEELIENKIHFNAYIVEVGELENYFGHYEYDAKGAEYSDDLQNFPKTGQKANFYLNKNVKFVNGLIKS
- a CDS encoding DinB family protein, coding for MRAAELLDNEYSGHFGTYIKAAGDGILIEELEISLHEFIRFVQNIPMDKFDYRYAEGKWTIKDIIQHVIDTERIFAYRALRFSRNDKTPLPSFEENDYADNTDSNKRSIQDLLTEFSAVRHSNLLFYKSLSEEQLKRIGTASNNPISVRALGFVMIGHQKHHQKVFEERYL
- a CDS encoding phosphoenolpyruvate carboxylase, which encodes MYTLPKIERFNQDVLSKYHIYNSVFITLPFDSIDNTGVLLPLFTETCETGFKKQETPKEIVDFFSNKFLSNASEEEKIDLMFRFIQYIERQIVLFDAIEDAAFPEVNNMEGRGSLRDIKEKSDAKEKDEELSEFLESFNVRTVLTAHPTQFYPGPVLGIINDLTEAIRQNDLLQIKQLLAQLGKTPFIQKEKPNPYDEAVSLIWYLENVFYATAGEIVHYLQKNILEGNPIHNQLIKLGFWPGGDRDGNPFVTTDITLKVADRLRTSILKCYYVEMRNLKRKLTFSGVDDLVAELEHKLYRSVFYSKGDIFITLEELLTQLNKIRAIIIEKHQSLYLDELDALLVKVNLFGFHFATLDIRQNSKIHNAVFKDVVNYYLNSGSDVFPKNYYELTEDQKIDVLSKIKGNLNPADFENEITRYTLESVQAIKTIQQNNGEEGANRYIISNNESALNVMETFAMIRLNNWEKPTVDIIPLFESVDDLQNAHTIMEQLYTNPEYAKHLKSRGNKQTIMLGFSDGTKDGGYLMANWSIYQAKISLTKISREYGIKAIFFDGRGGPPARGGGKTHKFYASLGPKIENNEIQITVQGQTISSNFGTLDSCRYNIENLLSAGVTNQVFSKEKNELTAEETQILTDLANLGYDKYLSFKNHPKFIPYLEKMSTLKYYSKTNIGSRPSKRSKSESLDFADLRAIPFVGSWSQLKQNVPGFFGVGSALRHFEESGQWDKVSDLYHNSLFFKTLLENSMMSLAKSFLPLTAYMKNDPEFGEFWQIIYDEFSETKRLLLKIAGHKTLMENYPDGIASIQIRERIVLPLLTIQQYALLRINELNKAEKPNEELVKVYEKIVTRSLFGNTNASRNSA
- a CDS encoding spermidine synthase, whose protein sequence is MIRKFFSYIIPIKIFKKKSARSKMIEVTWANGELVLDTENTNYSYGSLQRILRYGLRNIGYDKILEMEHILLLGVAGGSVVKTLVDEIAYKEKITGVEIDPDMIHIANQYFNLNQIKQLEVVIDDAFEFVLKTKEKYDLIIIDIFEDTHMPNFLFEKFFVDRVCAILRDNGFVLFNTMILDEAHNVRNRKYVAEVNPKMFKTKMLPRIEVHNELIIINKVA
- a CDS encoding helix-turn-helix domain-containing protein gives rise to the protein MVNIDDFVKRLESVLEYYGLNASAFADKIGVQRSSMSHLLSGRNKPSLDFVMKILEVFPDVDLYWILTGKGSFPKNNNEEVDETQKSSPSILPNQNMGNDLFSAIEINSEEEEKRELKKSSAPKNTDFNLEDGEIEKIVLFYKNGTFKAYSP
- a CDS encoding 1-acyl-sn-glycerol-3-phosphate acyltransferase, whose amino-acid sequence is MKKLLYKFIFYKLMGWKIVGMENAEVKKCVLVVMPHTSNHDFYIGLLTRGISGLQMNFVAKKELFRFPFGFYFRNVGGEPLDRSGGLNKVDAIASIFDRKETFRLAVAPEGTRKKVNELKTGFYFIALKANVPIVPVAFDWGKKEVNIGKAIYPTGNYEADYEILKKHYEGVLGKIPENGIKL
- a CDS encoding Lrp/AsnC family transcriptional regulator, which translates into the protein MSKFRLDEVDHQILDMLIDNTRVPFTDIAKKLLISAGTVHVRVKKMEDAGIIMGSSLALDYDKLGYSFIAYVGVFLNNTSQTKFVLERINQIPFVTVASVTTGKFNIFCKIRAKDTKHAKEVIFMIDDIDGVYRTETMISLEESINDKKRLMHTIFKNM